The Planktothrix tepida PCC 9214 DNA segment TTTTTGAGGGCAACTGATTAATTCCGAGCTATTTAGATAATTTTCATAAAATTTTTATTAAGTTTTTTCAAAAATTCTGGTTATTTCCTACAATCATTACCCCACAAAAACCTAGATCGTAAGTTTCCATTGAGAAATGATTAGACTCCAGTAACTCTTGAAAATAGTTGATGGGATAAGCATAAGCAGTATGTTGTCCATCTTCCATAATTACCTTATTTCCATTAATACTATTTACTTTGTAGCCACAATTTTTGTAAAGTTTCAATCTTTCCTGCATGACGGCATCACTGCATTGATAGGTAGAAATAAAAATTCTTTCTTCAACCCATTGACTCAGCCCCCTAAACACATCTGGATGAATTTCTGGTGGCATATTACCAATGGTATTCCAAGCTAAAGTGGCAAATTGATAGGTCTTAGACAGAAGAGATGATAAATCCTTAGCATTCCCATGAATCACATCAACATTAGGCAAATTATTGGTTCTTTTTCTGGAA contains these protein-coding regions:
- a CDS encoding class I SAM-dependent methyltransferase; amino-acid sequence: MESTNIYEQEKGLAVLDYQNYPEGIQEYMAVEEAFLLKHLQGAKSLLEIGCGDGRYLEMLAPVVGEILGIDYAEYLVNVSRKRTNNLPNVDVIHGNAKDLSSLLSKTYQFATLAWNTIGNMPPEIHPDVFRGLSQWVEERIFISTYQCSDAVMQERLKLYKNCGYKVNSINGNKVIMEDGQHTAYAYPINYFQELLESNHFSMETYDLGFCGVMIVGNNQNF